Within the Marinobacter sp. SS13-12 genome, the region ATTGATCTGGACAAGATCGATCTGGCGTATCTCGGCTATGGCCCCAGTGCTGACGCACTGCAGAATGGCAATATCGATGGCATGAACATCCCGGCCGGCGTACCGGCATCAGCGGTTACCCGGGCTTATGCCAACATGGGCAGCGACATTGCCACCCTGAATTTCACCACCGAACAGTTGGCCGAGGTGAACAGTGATTTCGAGCTGTGGACTCCGTACACCATCCCGGCGGGCACCTACCCCAATCAGGACGAGGCGATCGAGACCATTGCCCAGCCCAATATCCTCGCCGTACGGGCGGATGTTTCCGAAGAGGATGTTTACCAGATCACGAAAACGATCTACGCCAATCTGCCGTTCCTGAACAACATCCATCCGGCGACCAAAGCGATGGCACTGGACAAGGCCATAGCCGGGTTGCCCATGCCGCTTCATCCGGGCGCAGTCCGGTTTTACCAGGAGCAGGGGCTCACCATTCCTGATCGGCTGATTGCCGAGTAATCGTGGCTGAGCGGGAAACGGGCGAACCTCCGGTGGAGGTTCGCGACGAAAGCATCAGCGATGCAGCCGAACGACTGGATCACCGGCTGATCGGGCCGGTGATCTTCTGGCTGGCTGTTGGCGCTGCATTGATTCACCTGTACTTCAACACCCTGTCCACACTGTCGACCCTGTGGACATCGGCGTTGCACTTTGGCCTGTTTGGTCTGATCTGCACCCTGACCAACCCGATGCTGAAGGCCCGCTCGGCTGCCAGTCAGCGGGTGGTGCTGGGCGTGGATGTGGTGCTTGGTCTGGTCGCAATGGCCTGCGCCTTTTACCTGATCCTCTTTGAGGATGACCTTTACCAGCGTGGCGTCAACTTCAATATCGCGGACTGGATTGTCTCCATCGCCGCAGTGGTATTGATTCTGGAGTTGGCCCGAAGGACCGTGGGCTGGTTCATTCCGCTGTTGTGTGTGGTGGCCCTGACCTATGTGGCCTGGTGGGGGCAGTATGTTGACGGTATTTTCAACTTTCCGGGTCTTTCATGGGAAACGGTGCTGTTCCGATCCTACCTCGGTGGCCAGGGCATGCTGGGCTCGATTGCACGGATATCCTGGACCTACGTGTTCATGTTTATCCTGTTCGGTGCCTTCCTCGTCAAATCCGGCGCTGGCGATTTTATCATTGAGCTGGCCCGCTGTGCTGCCGGCCGCTTTGTCGGTGGCCCTGGCTTTGTGGCGGTCTTTTCCTCGGGGCTGATGGGTTCGGTGTCCGGCTCCAGTGTCGCCAATACCGTGTCGACCGGTGTAATCACTATACCCCTGATGCGCAAGGCGGGCTTTCCGGCCCGTTTTGCTGCCGGTGTTGAGGCGGCGGCATCCACCGGTGGCCAGCTGATGCCTCCGGTGATGGGAGCCGGTGCATTTATCATGGCCTCTTACACCCAGGTCTCCTACCTGACCATCATTGGCGTGGCGGCGCTACCTGCGCTGCTGTACTTCCTCTCGGTGGCCATGTTCGTGCGGATTGAGGCGAAACGCAGCCACGCGGTCAAACTGGAAGACGAGGAAGCGCCCACTCTGAAGGAGGTGATGAAAGACGGCTGGCATTTTCTGTTGCCACTGGTCGTGCTGATCGCAGCACTGATTTACGGGTTCACGCCCACCTATGCTGCCGGCATCGCCATCCTTTCCGTGATCGTTGCGTCCCGTTTGTCCAGGCACCCTATGGGGTTTCGGGATATTCTGGATGCGCTGGCCATGGGCGCAAGAAACATAACCACCACCGCGATTTTGCTGATTACCGTTGGTCTGATCGTGATGGTGGTCTCCACCACGGGTATTGGAAATACCTTTTCGCTGATGATTACCGACTGGGCCGGAGGCAGCCTGGTTATCACAATTCTGCTTGTCGCCCTGGCATCACTGATTCTGGGTATGGGCTTGCCGGTTACAGCGGCTTACATCGTACTGGCGACTCTATCGGCACCCGCGATCTATAACCTGATTGCCCAGGGCCAGGTGCTGGAGTTGCTGGTGAATGGCAACCTGCCGGAACAGGCGAAAGCCATCTTCATGCTGGCAGCCCCGGACAAAATGGAACTGCTCAATGCGCCGATGGATCTGGCCACGGCTCAGCAGCTGCTGGCGGTGGTACCGGACACTTTCAGCACCCAACTGCTAGAACAGGCCCTTTCCCCGGCGAACCTGTCGATGATGCTGGTGGCTGCTCACATGATCATTTTCTGGTTGTCGCAGGACTCCAATGTGACACCGCCGGTCTGCCTGACCGCTTTCGCAGCCGCGGCGATTGCCGGTACACCGCAGATGCGTACCGGATTTACCGCCTGGAAGCTGGCCAAGGGCCTGTATATTGTGCCGCTACTGTTTGCCTATTCACCGCTGATTACCGGTGACTTTACCGAAATGATCCGGGTATTCTGTTTCGCCCTGTTTGGCATCTACGCCATTATTGCCGGGCTTGAGGGCTATCTGGAGCACAAGCTCCACCCGGTTGTGCGGCTGCTGATGTTCCCCATCGGGGCCCTCATGCTATGGCCCCACGGTCAGGTTCTGCTGGATGGAGCCGGGGTGGTGATATTTTTGGCAATTCTGATCTGGAGCGCTCGCCGAGGCAGGGCTTCGCCGGCATTGGAGCAGCAGGCTGTCCGGGCTGAAACATGACGGTCATTGATGTCCTGGCCCTGCTTGCGCTCGGCGGTCTTGCCGGCTTCATCAACGTATTGTCTGCCGGCGGATCGATGCTGACACTGCCGTTGCTTATGTTTCTGGGTTTGCCGCCCCAGGTGGCGAATGGCACCAACCGGGTCGCCATTACCCTGCAGAGCATCGCTGCAGTAGGCAGCTTCCATCGAATGGGGCATGGCAGCCTGGTGGTCAGCCTGCATCTCGCGGTACCAGCGGTCGTTGGTTCGCTGCTGGGAGCCTGGGTGGCCACCTGGGTGGCCGATGCAGTCTTCGAATTTGTGCTGGTGGCCGCCATGATCGGCGCCTCTGTGTTTATGCTGCTGCCCCAGCCAATACTGGACACCCGCCCGCTGACGCCGGACCGGCTTGGCCCTGTTATCTACCTGGCCATGTTCCTGATTGGGGTCTACGGCGGCTTCATACAGGTGGGCGTTGGCGCGCTTTTCCTGGTGGTTCTGTACCGAATGCTGAAAATTGACCTGCGCCAGGTGAACGTATTCAAGGTTTCCATAGTTTTGCTGTATACCGTGCCGGCGCTGCTGATTTTCGCCATCAGTGACCAGGTGCGGTGGGGTATGGGGCTGACGCTGGCTCTTGGCAATATCACCGGTGCATTCATTGCAGTTCGCGTCAATCTGAGTGACGAAGGCGCCAGGTGGGTCAAGTGGATCACCCTGGTGATGGTGGTGGCCATTCTGGTGCGGCTCATCGTTTATTAGTCTGCAAACCGTTGCGATGTCCGCTGGTATGCATCCCCATCAAAAAAACGCCAGCCCGGGGGCTGGCGTTTTCATGGAGCTACCTTTCTGCCTTTGAGGTCAGAAGGTCAGGTCTTAAGCAACGTTCGCTTCAGATGCCTTCTTGGTGTAGTTCTCCATCTGGTCGAAGTTGAGATACTTGTAGATCTCTTTCGACATGCTGTTCAGATCCTTGGCGTACTCCATGTACTCCGCAGCGGAGGGGAGTTTGCCCAGTACCGCGCCAACGGCCGCCAGTTCCGCAGAGGTCAGATACACGTTGGCACCATCGCCCAGGCGGTTGGGGAAGTTACGGGTAGAGGTGGACAACACGGTGCTCTTGGCA harbors:
- a CDS encoding TRAP transporter permease codes for the protein MAERETGEPPVEVRDESISDAAERLDHRLIGPVIFWLAVGAALIHLYFNTLSTLSTLWTSALHFGLFGLICTLTNPMLKARSAASQRVVLGVDVVLGLVAMACAFYLILFEDDLYQRGVNFNIADWIVSIAAVVLILELARRTVGWFIPLLCVVALTYVAWWGQYVDGIFNFPGLSWETVLFRSYLGGQGMLGSIARISWTYVFMFILFGAFLVKSGAGDFIIELARCAAGRFVGGPGFVAVFSSGLMGSVSGSSVANTVSTGVITIPLMRKAGFPARFAAGVEAAASTGGQLMPPVMGAGAFIMASYTQVSYLTIIGVAALPALLYFLSVAMFVRIEAKRSHAVKLEDEEAPTLKEVMKDGWHFLLPLVVLIAALIYGFTPTYAAGIAILSVIVASRLSRHPMGFRDILDALAMGARNITTTAILLITVGLIVMVVSTTGIGNTFSLMITDWAGGSLVITILLVALASLILGMGLPVTAAYIVLATLSAPAIYNLIAQGQVLELLVNGNLPEQAKAIFMLAAPDKMELLNAPMDLATAQQLLAVVPDTFSTQLLEQALSPANLSMMLVAAHMIIFWLSQDSNVTPPVCLTAFAAAAIAGTPQMRTGFTAWKLAKGLYIVPLLFAYSPLITGDFTEMIRVFCFALFGIYAIIAGLEGYLEHKLHPVVRLLMFPIGALMLWPHGQVLLDGAGVVIFLAILIWSARRGRASPALEQQAVRAET
- a CDS encoding sulfite exporter TauE/SafE family protein; its protein translation is MTVIDVLALLALGGLAGFINVLSAGGSMLTLPLLMFLGLPPQVANGTNRVAITLQSIAAVGSFHRMGHGSLVVSLHLAVPAVVGSLLGAWVATWVADAVFEFVLVAAMIGASVFMLLPQPILDTRPLTPDRLGPVIYLAMFLIGVYGGFIQVGVGALFLVVLYRMLKIDLRQVNVFKVSIVLLYTVPALLIFAISDQVRWGMGLTLALGNITGAFIAVRVNLSDEGARWVKWITLVMVVAILVRLIVY